In the genome of Myroides phaeus, one region contains:
- the fabD gene encoding ACP S-malonyltransferase, giving the protein MKAYVFPGQGAQFTGMGKDLYESSELAKEMFEKANDILGFRITDIMFEGTAEQLKETKVTQPAVFLHSVVLAKTLADFKPEMVAGHSLGEFSALVANGTLAFEDALKLVSQRAMAMQKACEITPSTMAAVLGLEDAIVEKVCSEVDGVVVAANYNCPGQLVISGEFSAVEKACELLKEAGAKRALLLPVGGAFHSPMMEPAREELAAAIEATTFHTPTCPVYQNVTASAVNNPEEIKKNLILQLTAPVRWTQSVQQMVADGATLFTEVGPGKVLVGLIKKINKEAETHSA; this is encoded by the coding sequence ATGAAAGCATATGTTTTTCCAGGTCAAGGAGCTCAATTCACAGGAATGGGTAAAGACTTATATGAAAGTTCTGAACTTGCTAAAGAAATGTTTGAAAAAGCAAACGATATCCTTGGTTTTAGAATCACAGATATTATGTTTGAAGGAACAGCTGAACAATTAAAAGAAACGAAAGTTACTCAACCTGCTGTATTCTTACATTCAGTTGTATTAGCTAAAACATTAGCAGATTTCAAACCAGAAATGGTAGCTGGTCATTCATTAGGAGAATTCTCTGCTTTAGTTGCGAATGGTACATTAGCTTTTGAAGACGCGTTAAAATTAGTTTCTCAAAGAGCTATGGCAATGCAAAAAGCTTGTGAAATCACTCCTTCAACTATGGCTGCTGTATTAGGATTAGAAGATGCTATCGTAGAAAAAGTTTGTTCTGAAGTTGATGGTGTTGTAGTTGCTGCAAATTACAACTGCCCTGGTCAATTAGTTATTTCAGGAGAATTCTCTGCTGTTGAAAAAGCGTGTGAATTACTAAAAGAAGCTGGTGCTAAAAGAGCATTATTACTTCCTGTTGGAGGAGCATTCCACTCTCCAATGATGGAACCTGCAAGAGAAGAATTAGCTGCTGCTATTGAAGCAACTACTTTCCACACTCCTACTTGCCCAGTTTACCAAAACGTTACTGCAAGTGCTGTTAACAATCCAGAAGAAATTAAAAAGAACTTAATCCTTCAATTAACTGCTCCTGTAAGATGGACTCAATCAGTACAACAAATGGTTGCTGATGGTGCTACTTTATTTACAGAAGTTGGACCAGGAAAAGTATTAGTTGGTTTAATTAAAAAAATCAATAAAGAAGCAGAAACTCATTCTGCATAA
- a CDS encoding peptidylprolyl isomerase: MAVLSKIRQKSALLIAVIGIALLAFVIGDVVRSTGGGLSRNVGSINGEEINTQEFLHKVAQAEKNGQMSNTQASVAVWNSEVNNILLTTEFEKLGLRIGKDQLVNVVKNNPNFANNPEFLNQLGQFDVNKFNQFVLMMKQAGQEQWNAWLAYEKELEKVGLEQMYFSLIQGGIYTTQTEAKASYLADNSKVSFDYVTVPYSTVNNEEAAVSDAAIIDYMKKHENRFKSETTRELQYAFLASKPSDSDKDAVKETIESLLQPRVQYNAETKKNDTIPGFKTIKDVESFVNTNSDIKFDSLYYAKKDLPLEYQEELFNLQPGQVFGPYVMGDYYCISRLLDKKPGQRVDAAHILITYAGSAAPGSTRTKEEAKAKAEEILKKVQEAPATFAAVATVETEDPGSKNNGGKYEDIPNGQMVKPFNDFIFNNPAGKIGLVETDFGYHVIQVINKKEGAKLATVALKIEVSDATADELFTKATTLEQDAASASDFIVAAKGLGFDTQNDVTVRPFEEFLPGVGNQRSIIAWAFNKDTKDGTIKRFDNADGHIIVKLTSKNDTGLMPIEEVKPFIEPILMNEKKAQIIKQKMTGKTIEEVSTSSKASIASVSEVSLNAPLITNIGNEPLVVGTAFATAVNQNSNLIDGVKGVYMVKTKNVANAPELPNYNSYKAKVENGVRNMAQMRVMKALKDNAKIKDNRIGVIQ; the protein is encoded by the coding sequence ATGGCAGTTTTATCAAAAATTAGACAAAAATCCGCTCTGTTAATTGCAGTAATAGGTATTGCTTTATTAGCATTCGTTATTGGCGACGTAGTAAGAAGCACGGGAGGTGGACTATCAAGAAATGTTGGTAGTATCAACGGAGAAGAAATCAACACACAAGAATTCTTACACAAAGTAGCTCAAGCTGAGAAAAACGGACAAATGAGTAACACTCAAGCGAGTGTGGCTGTTTGGAACAGTGAAGTAAACAATATTTTACTTACTACTGAGTTCGAGAAATTAGGATTACGCATTGGTAAAGACCAATTGGTAAATGTTGTAAAAAACAACCCAAACTTTGCTAACAATCCTGAATTCCTAAATCAATTAGGACAGTTTGACGTTAACAAATTCAACCAATTTGTTTTAATGATGAAACAAGCTGGACAAGAGCAATGGAATGCGTGGTTAGCTTACGAAAAAGAACTTGAAAAAGTTGGTCTTGAGCAAATGTATTTCTCTTTAATTCAAGGAGGAATCTACACTACTCAAACTGAAGCTAAAGCAAGTTACTTAGCTGATAACAGCAAAGTTTCTTTTGACTATGTTACTGTACCTTACTCTACAGTTAACAACGAAGAAGCTGCTGTTTCTGATGCTGCTATCATTGATTACATGAAAAAACACGAGAACAGATTTAAATCTGAAACAACTCGTGAATTACAATATGCTTTCTTAGCAAGTAAACCTTCTGACTCTGATAAAGATGCAGTTAAGGAAACTATTGAATCTCTATTACAACCAAGAGTTCAATATAATGCTGAAACTAAGAAAAACGATACTATTCCTGGATTCAAAACAATTAAAGATGTTGAGTCTTTCGTAAACACAAACTCAGATATTAAATTTGACAGTTTATATTACGCTAAGAAAGATCTTCCTTTAGAATACCAAGAAGAGTTATTTAACTTACAACCTGGTCAAGTTTTTGGTCCATACGTAATGGGAGACTACTACTGTATATCAAGATTATTAGACAAAAAACCAGGTCAAAGAGTTGACGCTGCTCATATCTTAATCACTTATGCAGGATCTGCAGCTCCTGGTTCTACAAGAACTAAAGAAGAAGCTAAAGCGAAAGCTGAAGAAATCTTGAAAAAAGTTCAAGAAGCTCCTGCTACATTTGCAGCTGTTGCAACTGTTGAAACAGAAGATCCAGGATCTAAAAACAACGGTGGAAAATATGAAGATATTCCAAACGGACAAATGGTAAAACCATTTAACGACTTTATCTTTAACAACCCTGCTGGAAAAATTGGTTTAGTTGAAACTGACTTTGGTTACCACGTAATCCAAGTTATCAATAAAAAAGAAGGTGCTAAATTAGCTACTGTTGCTTTAAAAATTGAAGTATCTGACGCAACTGCTGATGAGTTATTCACTAAAGCTACGACATTAGAACAAGACGCAGCTTCTGCAAGTGACTTTATCGTTGCTGCTAAAGGTTTAGGTTTTGATACTCAAAATGACGTAACTGTTCGTCCTTTCGAAGAGTTCTTACCTGGTGTAGGAAACCAAAGAAGTATTATTGCTTGGGCTTTTAACAAAGACACTAAAGACGGTACTATCAAAAGATTTGACAATGCTGATGGACACATCATCGTTAAGTTAACATCTAAAAACGATACAGGTTTAATGCCAATCGAAGAAGTAAAACCATTCATTGAACCAATCTTAATGAACGAGAAAAAAGCTCAAATCATTAAACAAAAAATGACTGGTAAAACTATTGAAGAAGTGTCTACAAGTTCTAAAGCATCTATCGCTTCTGTATCTGAAGTTAGCTTAAATGCTCCACTTATCACTAATATCGGAAACGAACCATTAGTAGTAGGTACAGCTTTCGCAACTGCAGTTAACCAAAACTCTAACCTAATTGATGGTGTAAAAGGAGTTTATATGGTAAAAACTAAAAACGTTGCTAATGCTCCTGAATTACCAAACTACAACAGCTACAAAGCTAAAGTTGAAAATGGTGTTCGCAACATGGCTCAAATGAGAGTTATGAAAGCATTAAAAGACAATGCCAAAATTAAAGATAACCGTATCGGTGTTATCCAATAA
- the lptC gene encoding LPS export ABC transporter periplasmic protein LptC gives MKYINKSISILLFILLSFSLFSCESKFKEIQQINKVTFFPAGEAENMRLQYIDSGRVKAILLSPTMLDYSNVKYPFTEFPKGIHLTFFDADNNKNTVVADYAISYTKTELIDLQGNVVITTHDGKKLESDQLYFDQKNEWFFTEGKYKASTDKENFTRGVGIDFDSKLKTVKATNSYVESINKQN, from the coding sequence ATGAAATACATAAATAAATCGATAAGCATTCTTTTATTTATCTTATTATCTTTCTCTTTATTCTCTTGTGAGAGTAAGTTTAAAGAAATACAACAAATAAACAAAGTCACCTTCTTTCCAGCTGGTGAAGCAGAAAATATGCGCCTACAATATATCGATTCAGGAAGAGTAAAAGCCATATTACTAAGTCCAACAATGTTAGATTATAGCAATGTTAAATATCCTTTTACCGAATTTCCAAAAGGAATTCATCTTACCTTTTTTGATGCGGATAATAACAAAAATACCGTTGTTGCAGATTATGCTATTAGTTATACAAAAACAGAACTAATAGATTTACAAGGAAATGTTGTTATAACAACACATGATGGTAAAAAACTTGAATCAGACCAATTGTATTTTGACCAAAAGAATGAATGGTTCTTTACAGAAGGAAAGTATAAAGCTTCTACTGATAAAGAAAACTTTACAAGAGGAGTTGGAATTGACTTCGACAGTAAATTAAAAACAGTAAAAGCAACTAATAGTTATGTTGAAAGCATAAACAAACAGAATTAA
- a CDS encoding type III pantothenate kinase: protein MILAIDIGNTRTKIAKFENNRFSETLFFDDEKKVDFFLKKISTEHEKLQIILSSVGKLNEETFNWLKQNTNLIVISHKSSFPFKNLYATPNTLGIDRMVLAAGAVMQFSKQNRLVIDAGTCITYDFINDNDEYLGGAISPGLMLRYKSLNDYTEKLPLLKPEDIDYLIGDQTTNAIHSGIINGVTTEIDGVITEYQKKYPQLTVILTGGDTLFLAKRLKNVIFANSNFLLESMNSLYQYIIENDKKNLP from the coding sequence ATGATTTTAGCCATTGACATAGGCAATACTCGAACGAAAATAGCTAAGTTTGAAAACAATAGGTTTTCTGAGACTCTATTTTTTGACGATGAAAAAAAAGTTGATTTTTTTTTAAAAAAAATTTCAACAGAACACGAAAAACTACAAATCATCCTATCTTCGGTCGGGAAATTAAATGAAGAAACTTTCAATTGGTTAAAACAAAATACCAATCTTATCGTTATATCTCATAAAAGTAGCTTCCCATTTAAAAATTTATACGCCACTCCAAACACATTGGGGATAGACAGAATGGTTCTCGCTGCAGGGGCTGTAATGCAATTTTCTAAACAGAATCGTTTAGTGATAGACGCAGGGACTTGTATTACCTATGATTTTATAAATGATAATGACGAATATTTAGGTGGTGCAATTTCTCCAGGTCTAATGTTGCGATATAAATCGTTAAATGATTACACAGAAAAGCTACCTTTGCTAAAACCTGAAGATATAGATTATTTGATAGGAGATCAAACAACAAATGCTATACACTCAGGTATTATAAATGGTGTTACAACAGAAATAGATGGTGTAATAACTGAATACCAAAAAAAATATCCTCAATTAACGGTTATTTTGACCGGAGGAGACACACTTTTTTTGGCAAAAAGATTAAAAAATGTAATATTTGCTAATTCAAACTTTCTTTTAGAGAGTATGAACTCTTTATATCAATACATAATTGAAAATGATAAAAAAAATCTTCCTTAG
- the rodA gene encoding rod shape-determining protein RodA: protein MKNVSVQKNIDWITILIYVLLVFAGWINIYSASLPAETTSIFDLKQIYGRQLMFIIMCIPLIILIVSIDAKFYEKYALVFYVIGLLSILGLFFFGKSVKGQTNWYQIGGFGIQPSEFVKTTTALLLAKYLSDNQTHLATFKEQIAALAIVGIPTLFILKHDTGSAMLFVSLVFVLYREGLPSWYLWTGFITIILFVLALVVKPIIIITLIIIAVSIHFYLNKKITRNPVFYIILTAIMTTFVLSVDYVYDNVLESHQKDRINVLIGEEVNLQAEGYNLNQSKIAIGSGGWSGTGFLEGTQTKGGFVPEQHTDYIFTTVGEEWGFTGATVVIILFVGLFFRLIYLAERQKKTFNRVYGYCVVCFLFIHFAFNITMLIGLFPTIGVPLPFFSYGGSSLMAFTVLLFIFLKLDANKINEW from the coding sequence ATGAAAAATGTAAGTGTTCAAAAAAATATTGACTGGATAACGATACTAATATATGTTTTATTAGTATTTGCTGGTTGGATAAACATTTACTCTGCTTCTTTACCTGCGGAGACAACTTCTATATTTGATCTTAAACAAATATATGGAAGACAATTAATGTTTATAATTATGTGTATTCCTCTTATTATTTTGATTGTCTCAATAGACGCTAAATTTTATGAGAAATATGCGTTAGTATTTTATGTAATAGGACTACTGTCTATACTTGGATTGTTCTTTTTTGGTAAATCTGTAAAAGGACAAACCAACTGGTATCAAATAGGAGGTTTTGGTATACAGCCCTCAGAATTTGTAAAAACTACAACTGCATTACTTTTAGCCAAATACCTCTCAGATAATCAAACTCATTTAGCTACATTTAAAGAGCAAATTGCAGCTTTAGCAATTGTTGGTATACCTACCTTATTTATTTTAAAACACGATACAGGAAGTGCAATGTTATTCGTATCTCTTGTTTTTGTTTTATACAGAGAAGGGTTGCCAAGTTGGTACTTATGGACAGGTTTTATAACTATTATTCTATTCGTTCTTGCCCTTGTAGTTAAGCCTATAATCATTATTACTTTAATCATTATAGCTGTTAGTATTCATTTTTATTTGAATAAAAAAATCACAAGAAACCCCGTTTTTTACATTATTTTAACAGCAATAATGACTACTTTTGTCCTTTCAGTAGATTACGTTTATGACAACGTTCTTGAGTCTCACCAGAAAGACAGAATAAATGTTTTAATTGGAGAAGAAGTAAATTTACAAGCTGAAGGATATAATTTAAACCAATCAAAAATTGCTATTGGTTCAGGAGGTTGGTCAGGTACAGGCTTTTTAGAAGGAACACAAACAAAAGGTGGTTTTGTTCCAGAGCAGCATACTGACTATATCTTTACAACAGTCGGTGAAGAATGGGGATTTACAGGAGCAACAGTCGTGATTATTTTATTTGTAGGATTATTTTTTAGACTAATATATTTAGCAGAAAGACAAAAGAAAACTTTCAACAGAGTCTATGGCTATTGTGTAGTTTGTTTTCTTTTTATACATTTCGCTTTTAATATCACAATGCTAATTGGTTTATTCCCTACAATTGGAGTACCATTACCTTTCTTCTCTTATGGAGGGTCAAGTTTAATGGCGTTCACAGTTCTACTTTTTATCTTTTTAAAATTAGATGCCAATAAAATTAATGAGTGGTAA
- the mrdA gene encoding penicillin-binding protein 2 — MRKLLLPIIIVVVTVVILLRLFYLQVVDDTYIKKSENNALKIVYEYPERGYVFDRNGKLLIANQPSYDIMVIPREVKDIDTLALCNLLDVSIETFNTKLEKAKKYSPRLPSIFLPQLNKREYAAFQEKIRNFKGFYIQKRNLRDYQVSSGANIFGYIRQVNEQNIKANPYYKSGDLIGIQGVEQQYEETLRGTKGVRYIQRDRFNREIGSFKNGIYDTLAVKGEDITLTIDSELQAYGELLMQNKRGGIVAIEPKTGEILALVNAPSYDPSLLVGRERSKNYTKLYNDSLAKPLYNRVLSGEYSPGSPFKILTALIGLQEGVITPHTTFSCNRGFYYGKGAWMGCHDSGNWNLNTAIAKSCNTYFANAYKRVIEKYKSPTVGINKWSEHLHSFGLGQFLGYDLPEGRKGHIPDADYYNRWYPNGGWRSTTTISNSIGQGEVILTPMQLANMMAAVANHGYYYTPHIIKNIEHHDIDNKFTTKHQTSIDPQHFLPIVQGMNDVFNFGTGRSVYVDGLDMCGKTGTVENFTRINGKRYQLTDHSVFVAFAPKEDPKIAIAVFIENGYWGNRWAAPITSLMIQKYLLKEIVRKDLEDRMLKGSLQSEYDRVLQLYRATEKAHKK; from the coding sequence ATGAGAAAATTGTTATTGCCAATTATAATTGTAGTTGTTACAGTTGTAATCTTATTAAGGCTGTTTTATTTACAAGTTGTAGATGACACATATATCAAAAAATCAGAAAATAACGCACTTAAAATAGTCTATGAATATCCTGAAAGAGGTTATGTTTTCGATCGTAATGGTAAGTTATTGATTGCAAACCAACCGTCTTATGATATTATGGTTATTCCAAGAGAAGTTAAAGACATTGACACTTTAGCTCTTTGTAACTTATTAGACGTATCTATAGAAACGTTTAATACTAAGCTTGAAAAAGCAAAAAAATATAGTCCACGTTTACCTTCTATTTTCTTACCACAGTTGAATAAAAGGGAGTATGCGGCATTTCAAGAAAAAATCAGAAACTTTAAAGGTTTTTATATCCAGAAACGTAACTTAAGAGATTACCAAGTTTCTTCCGGTGCTAATATTTTCGGATATATCAGACAAGTTAACGAGCAAAACATTAAAGCTAACCCATACTACAAATCAGGAGACTTAATAGGTATTCAAGGTGTTGAACAACAATATGAAGAAACACTTAGAGGTACTAAAGGCGTACGATATATACAACGTGACCGATTTAATAGAGAAATAGGTTCTTTTAAGAATGGTATATACGATACTTTAGCTGTAAAAGGAGAAGATATCACCCTTACCATAGATAGTGAACTACAAGCTTATGGAGAGCTTTTAATGCAAAATAAAAGAGGGGGAATTGTAGCAATTGAACCTAAAACAGGTGAAATATTAGCACTTGTTAATGCTCCAAGTTATGACCCATCTTTACTTGTAGGCCGAGAAAGATCCAAAAATTACACTAAACTATATAATGATTCTTTAGCAAAGCCGTTATATAACCGTGTATTATCAGGAGAATACTCTCCTGGTTCACCATTTAAAATACTTACCGCGTTAATTGGATTGCAAGAAGGTGTAATAACACCTCACACGACCTTTAGTTGTAATAGAGGTTTTTATTATGGAAAAGGAGCTTGGATGGGATGCCACGATTCAGGTAATTGGAATTTAAATACCGCAATAGCAAAGTCTTGTAACACCTATTTTGCAAATGCTTATAAACGAGTTATTGAAAAATATAAATCACCTACAGTAGGAATTAATAAATGGAGTGAGCACTTACATAGCTTTGGTTTAGGTCAATTTTTAGGTTATGACTTACCAGAAGGTAGAAAAGGACATATTCCTGACGCTGATTATTACAACAGATGGTATCCAAATGGTGGGTGGAGAAGTACAACAACAATCTCCAATTCCATCGGACAAGGAGAAGTTATACTAACACCAATGCAACTTGCTAATATGATGGCTGCCGTAGCTAATCACGGTTATTATTATACACCTCATATTATCAAAAACATCGAGCATCACGATATTGACAATAAGTTTACTACTAAACACCAAACATCAATAGATCCACAACATTTCTTACCGATTGTACAAGGAATGAATGATGTGTTTAATTTTGGTACAGGTAGATCTGTATATGTTGACGGTTTAGATATGTGTGGTAAAACAGGTACGGTTGAAAACTTTACCAGAATTAATGGTAAACGCTATCAATTAACAGATCACTCAGTGTTCGTTGCTTTTGCTCCGAAAGAGGATCCTAAAATTGCAATTGCTGTATTCATTGAAAACGGATACTGGGGAAATCGTTGGGCAGCTCCGATAACAAGTTTAATGATTCAAAAATATTTATTAAAAGAAATTGTAAGAAAAGACCTTGAAGATAGAATGTTAAAAGGTAGCTTACAATCAGAATACGATAGAGTTCTTCAATTATATAGAGCAACAGAGAAAGCACATAAAAAATGA
- a CDS encoding rod shape-determining protein MreD — protein MNSIAFSNIARFIVLLIAQILIFNNIDLFGFINPFPYILFIILYPSENSKPIFYIASFMLGLVVDMFENSGGIHAASSLILAFFRPSVLKFSFGISYQYHNLNIIKKVTKDLFSSLEVMGYIVISVVIHHIVLFGLEFFRFNFVWEILYRTLLTTITTLLACILILFLIKPSKK, from the coding sequence ATGAATAGTATTGCATTTTCAAATATTGCTCGATTTATAGTGTTGTTAATCGCACAGATTTTAATATTTAATAATATTGATCTGTTTGGTTTTATAAATCCTTTTCCCTATATACTTTTCATAATACTCTACCCTTCTGAAAACTCAAAACCTATATTTTATATAGCAAGTTTTATGTTAGGTTTAGTGGTAGATATGTTTGAAAACTCTGGAGGAATTCACGCAGCTTCAAGCTTAATTCTTGCTTTTTTTAGACCTTCTGTACTAAAATTTTCTTTTGGTATTAGTTATCAATATCACAACTTAAACATTATCAAAAAAGTTACTAAAGACCTTTTTAGTTCTTTAGAAGTAATGGGATATATCGTTATATCTGTAGTTATTCATCATATTGTATTATTTGGATTAGAGTTTTTTAGATTTAACTTCGTTTGGGAAATCTTGTATAGAACATTACTTACAACAATCACTACTCTATTAGCTTGTATTTTAATTCTATTTTTGATTAAACCATCTAAGAAATGA
- the mreC gene encoding rod shape-determining protein MreC: MQQIINFFIKNSTKLLFLLLLVISFGLIIQTHSFHQSSFISSANGVTGYVYENVNDFKEYMHLKTENDALVLENALLKSIVYNSTSEQDSVEIKKLMPLERQEFSIIVAKVIRNTFNTKENYITIKGGSKQGIEKNMAVINSNGVLGIIERTSNNYSTVQSILNVKSKINAKIKGSNHFGTLEWDGKNTGYVHLSDIPRLAEIYKGDTIVTGGDSTIFPENIPIGVIDKAYTNETSNYFTISVRLFNDMTNLGYIYVITNKDIEEINQLEEETTNE, from the coding sequence ATGCAGCAAATAATCAATTTCTTTATAAAAAACAGTACTAAGCTACTGTTTTTGCTGCTTTTAGTCATATCATTCGGATTAATAATTCAAACACACTCTTTTCATCAGAGTTCTTTTATTAGTTCAGCGAATGGTGTGACTGGTTATGTCTATGAAAATGTAAATGATTTTAAAGAATATATGCACTTAAAAACAGAGAATGATGCTCTTGTTTTAGAAAATGCACTTTTAAAATCAATTGTATACAATAGTACTTCAGAACAAGATTCTGTTGAAATAAAGAAACTCATGCCTTTAGAAAGGCAAGAGTTTTCTATTATTGTAGCCAAAGTAATCCGCAATACCTTTAATACAAAAGAAAACTACATTACGATTAAAGGTGGTTCTAAGCAAGGTATCGAAAAAAATATGGCCGTTATTAATAGTAATGGAGTTTTAGGTATCATTGAAAGAACTTCAAACAACTATTCAACTGTACAAAGTATCTTAAACGTTAAATCTAAGATTAATGCTAAAATTAAGGGATCTAATCACTTTGGTACTTTAGAATGGGATGGTAAAAACACTGGATATGTGCATTTATCAGATATACCAAGATTAGCAGAGATCTACAAAGGAGATACTATCGTTACTGGTGGTGATTCAACTATTTTCCCTGAGAACATTCCTATTGGTGTAATTGATAAAGCATATACAAATGAAACATCAAACTACTTCACCATTTCAGTTCGCTTATTCAATGATATGACGAACTTAGGATACATCTATGTTATCACTAACAAAGATATAGAAGAAATTAATCAACTTGAAGAGGAGACTACAAATGAATAG
- a CDS encoding rod shape-determining protein, translated as MGFFDFMTEDIAIDLGTANTLIIHDGKVVVDNPSIVARDRTTGKIIAVGKEASLMQGKTHGNIKTIRPLKDGVIADFDASEKMISLFIKSIPSLRKKMFTPALRMIVCIPSGITEVEMRAVKESCERVNGKEVYLIHEPMSAAIGIGVDIMQPKGNMIVDIGGGTTEIAVIALGGIVCDKSVKIAGDVFTNDIIYYMRTQHNLFVGESTAEKIKIQIGAATEDLETPPEDMLVQGRDLLTGKPKQVTVSYREIAKALDKSIQRVEDAVMETLSQTPPELAADIYNTGIYLAGGGSMLRGLDKRISQKTDLPVYIAEDPLRAVVRGTGLAIKNLDKYKSVLIK; from the coding sequence ATGGGATTTTTTGATTTTATGACTGAGGATATCGCGATCGACTTAGGAACAGCGAATACTCTAATCATACACGATGGAAAAGTGGTTGTAGACAACCCTTCTATTGTAGCCCGAGATAGAACAACGGGAAAAATTATTGCTGTCGGGAAAGAAGCAAGTTTGATGCAGGGGAAGACACATGGTAATATCAAAACAATCCGCCCTTTAAAAGATGGTGTAATTGCTGATTTTGATGCGTCAGAAAAAATGATAAGCCTCTTTATCAAGAGCATCCCTTCATTAAGAAAAAAGATGTTTACGCCTGCATTACGTATGATCGTTTGTATCCCTTCAGGTATAACTGAAGTAGAAATGCGTGCTGTAAAAGAATCTTGTGAACGTGTGAATGGTAAAGAGGTTTACTTAATACACGAACCTATGTCTGCTGCAATAGGTATTGGTGTTGACATTATGCAACCAAAAGGAAACATGATTGTTGATATCGGAGGAGGAACAACAGAAATTGCTGTAATAGCTCTTGGAGGAATTGTTTGTGATAAATCAGTAAAAATTGCTGGTGATGTATTTACAAATGATATCATTTATTATATGCGTACACAACATAACTTATTTGTTGGAGAGAGTACTGCAGAAAAAATAAAAATCCAAATAGGAGCGGCTACAGAAGATTTAGAAACTCCACCTGAAGATATGTTAGTTCAAGGTCGTGACTTACTTACTGGTAAACCAAAACAAGTAACTGTATCATACAGAGAGATTGCTAAAGCCTTAGATAAGTCTATTCAACGTGTTGAAGATGCAGTAATGGAAACATTATCTCAAACTCCGCCTGAATTAGCAGCTGATATCTATAATACAGGTATTTACTTAGCAGGTGGTGGATCAATGTTAAGAGGTTTAGACAAACGTATTTCACAAAAAACAGATCTACCTGTTTACATTGCTGAAGACCCATTAAGAGCAGTAGTAAGAGGAACAGGTTTAGCTATTAAAAATCTTGATAAATACAAAAGTGTATTGATCAAATAA